The stretch of DNA TTTCCCCGGAAGGCCTGTGAGATGCAGGCTGTGCATGTCGACCCGCTGTTGTGTCGGGAAACGTTGGCTTCATTTAGGTGACTGATACATAATAAGCTCAAGGGACCGTGTATGCAGAGAGGTCAGGGTTAGAGTGGGCCTGGGCGGCCCCACCTGGCCCGGGAAGACCCTTCCTCTGAGGTGCTCATTGTTCCTCAGAGAAATACCTCAAATTGAGGTAACGCTAAAGTTGAAATGTCTAAAAGTATACGAGACACAGGAGCATGAAGAGAGATGTTTCAAGTTTCCTTTTCAGAAGAAGTCACAGCAAAGTTTTGTGTAACTTTTTGAATAAATAAACCCTTCCAATATTGTGTTAAAGTTGTTTTACTAAATGAAAGGTCATTGTACTAAATTCttaaagtataaaattattttgacttCTGCTTGGAAAAGACagcctatatttttaaaaattccgtTTGAAAGAGAGGACTTTGAATTTTATAACTTGTTAATAAATGTCTATTTTTGTTAGGTTTTGTATTTCGTTTTTATTGACTGAATCAGACTATTTTTATTCTATAGAAACCTGCATTTTAGAGTTGAGGATTTGACTTTTAAGTTTCCTATATAAATTGATACTGTAGCTGGCGAGCATTGAATGTGAAatttcatgaatttcatgccaGGTAAAGTTCGGTCCTGTTCACCTGAAGCTCTGTACATACCCTCTTGCCATGCCAGCACTCAGCACTCCCGGTCCGTCACCGGGGAGGTGGCTGTTTATTTACCCTAACGGCAtttatcccctggaggaggtcatggcatcccactccagtattcttgcctggagaatcgccatggacagaggaacctggcaggctacagtctatggggtcacaaagagtcggacacaactaaccACGTGACACCTATAGCGCTGGGAATGGCTTGGTTGCAGCTTAAGCGTTtgtttccctttgtttctctCCAGTGTTGTTTAGACTCTTTGCTgctgttattttgttttgttttgttttgtttaataatGACTTGCCAAGTTCTTGCCAAGACAGGAGTAATTCTCTGTGCATTTATCCCCTTCCTACAAGTTGGGCTGATCATCTGGAAGGCAAGGAGTGTTGACTTCTCCTGTTCCTTCCCCTGCAAAATTCCCACAGTGGTGGTCTTAGAATCTTCAGAATCTAGAATGCAGTGTTTAGATTCAAGTTGGAAGGGCCACGTGGTCCTCTTCCCTTTGTGCCTCTCCGGAGCCCGTCGGTATCCCTTCCCCCATCGTCCCTCTAACCCGCTGACCCTGGGTGTGTTAGGCCAGGCCAAGCCTGGCCCTCAGCtggcagaattttttttcagtcacctgggatggggtggggtgggatttgTGGGCTTCATGGTGTGATGCTGGCTCCGGACAATTTGCCTGGAGGAAACTGTCAGGCCCTAGAGAACTAGGTCCTTTGGGGGTCTCAGGTCACATGGTCACACCCAGAACGGGACCCGGCTGCATGGAAGGTGTGGCTTGGGTCCCTTGACCACAGTCAGCGAGCCTGGCCGGGCGGGCACTGtgagggggtggaggggaagcTGGCAGGCCCTTCAAGGGTGCCCTAAAAAAGGTACAGGTCAGCCATGTTGAAAAAGGACTTCACAGGGCCTGGACCCCATCTCAGTCTGTCCATGCTGACCACGCTCGGCCGCCTCTCCAGTGAGctctgaactctgtgtttagtgtctATGGGAACAACgacagaaggataagacccccctccggacaggggaatcttgaagatcgtaTCCAAGTTACTCGTTACCTAAGAGAGCACATACACtgatcaccccttcctccagacaggccataagTTTTTCTGTACCTGTCGGAGTGTAACCtcatgcttattgattattggctaattgtttaactgtctgagcacatggcacatgagtgatggggttattgggattgtctttacccttccttagtttatgtaagtctcaaggaatttggggtggtgggttcggacACGTACACGTGGCCCATTTTCACAAgtgctggtcagggtccttggctaagaggagactctgccttgggcccaccggtgtaataaactgcactccactctctgcattgtccttctgagtgagtttgtttcccggaacgcgtgactacatttggtgcattggctgggaaactcctcactttgaggagacaagtccCATTTGGGACTACTCCAAGGCCTTGTGGCTTGAATcttctagaggggggaaggcTCCTCATCCTTCTGGAAGTATTCTGCTTCTCAATGCCCGGACCTTTCACgttagcaggtagtggacggcagcaagGGAACGGAgcactcaggtgaggaggaacccacctggcagggtggaagagggggcctgatcacccccctgggagggactataaggagcggggacccacaggagcctggaataggcaggcggcgattgcttggtacacaggtcggcGAGCATGCTaaggtttaggaaggaaatttgtgaaggtcatttaggaggtgtttCCACGCcgtctcggggaaaattattaccaagcgatcgccaggggatttttaggataggaaacgggtccttgtatgctcgtattctgccctcccccaggaggtgtcccgtctgctgtgaaattcttgaccccctcggaattgtcaggctagaaggagggggatacagaagtgagtatgaattggcttttccggagatggcctgggacatgagatatttaacccatctgtgttttcatccgcacctgatcaagcccaccaggGCAGAgcggactttaagggagaaacagtcttggactATGTGGTGTTCTGTTTCGGCTGTGCTGAccagcaggtgaagacacgccaatcccccttctccctctgtgatctggcaggtaaggctcttctcaccccaattaggaaggagcaGAATaggcaatttaagtgtcattgagtggaaatatcagaagtacataaggtactgagaacttcatagacagaacaaaaaggaaaagtagaagaaggtccgagaaggtaagcaagatggggggaagtgaatctaaggcaactgtattggagtgcatgattaaaaatttaaagaagggattaggaggagactatggggtgaagatgaagcctaactgcctccacatactctgtgaggttgaATGGCCTCCTATGGGAGTAgaatggccaccagagaacaccttgaacttaaaaatagtggaagcaatctatacagtagtcacaggagagccgggacacctggatcaatatccatctattgactcatggctagggttagctcaagaccctcctacttggacaaggttctgtatccagaagggaaagggaaaaatattaatggcacaaaaattgactgatgataaaaaaggaagttctacaggatttggacagggatgacctgacccctcccccacactGGATAATGAtgcgcctgcctcccagtgcttcaccaggaccggaggccgccttaatgcccgatccagggccaggtgaagttcctgCAGCAGCCGCTGCTCTTCCGCCAGCTCTCCCGGAGGTCCTAGAGCTgccgtttgggcaggctctgatcccggtgacagaagcctctggtcaacacttccaggatccggctccagccaaaccgcccaagctatacccgcctctcccggtgagtactgacaagaaggggagggagatgttggaattaagcagagactgcgctctgccagagagccagagggaataaaagagaacagacaagagacttacagtgcaaGCTGCTGCTCTGGAAAACTCTATCTCGGGCCCTCCGGAAAACCttctctgccccagggacaggacagtccttcaaccAGTCCCAAGGGAGGCCCCGGTCcccgttacagccaaaccagtgtgcccggtaccgagcttttggccactggaagaatgtatgccctaaggcaaggaaggaagaggaagctcctgcagttgtggggcttgctgacttggaaattaaatagggctgctggggctcagagatatcaggtccccgAGAGCCCATGGTAAGCTTAAAAGTGGGAGACCAAAACATTGccttcatggtggatacaggagcagaactgtcggtagtaacaaaacctgtggcaccactGTCCAAAAAGACTACCGCTGCAACTGGGGTAttgggagaagagatgattaaatcattttgccagcccagaaaatgtcagatggggggggggtgggcaccaagtgattcatgaattcctctacattcctgagtgcccagtacccctgtagGGAAGAGACTTgttctccaaactaggagcacaattgactttctcccctgaggagaggcccaccttccaGACGGACTCTGATTTATTTGCTCTCTCTGTCATctccaagatgagtggaggttgcatgagcctccgAAGGAagaaccgggtgggccagaagagcatgagagagagctaactcaattattccctgaggtctgggtggaagacaatcccccctccccccaggctggctaaacatcacgCCCTGGTGATAATAGagctcaaaccaggcaccatcccggtTAGAAAGCGCCAGTACCCGCTACCGACAGAGGCCTGGGCCGGCATActgccccacatcaatagattgaaacaagcggGCATTCTAGCGGAGTGCCAGTtggcttggaatacgccaatcctgccagtcaaaaaggaaggaggacaggactataggcctgtataagatctcaggctagtcaaccaggctactgtgactttacaccccactgttccaaacccctataccttgcttagcctcctcccaccgaggactaaagtttacacttgcctagatctcaaggatgccttctgcatacgcctcgccccagcgtcacagcccatcttcacctttgaatgggaagatccagtggggagcaccaaacaacagccATCTGGcctcccccacaagggtttaagaactccccagccatctttggggaagccttggcttctgacctggactcattccatccaaAGGAGTATGGATGTCGGCTCCTACAAtacggggatgacctgctgctggctgccgagaccaaggaaaaatgttGGGAAGGGACAGGaacactgctccagctgttgatggaagcaggttactgGGTGttgaagaagaaggcacagatctacaaggaggaggtaaggtatctggggtttgtttcaAAGAAGGGCacaaggttccagaccctaatttgGTCCTATTtactgatggcactagcctgataaaacaaggacaaCGGCTGTCAGGTTAGCCAAAgtggaaggggccatcaagactgaaaagggatggtgggaagtgccaagtggcaaattattggtaccagaggagctggcacacactctggtaagccaaacacaccaagcgacccacctaggccatgctgcctgctcacaggttaatgctgcctctccGGTATTCAGACAGAAACTTCCAggtattcagctgaaaggcacGCTTCCCCTTGAgcacctgggagtggacttcactgaaatgaaacctcatcGACACTAccgttacctgctggtcatggtatgtacGTTCTTGGGATGGGtagaagcttttcctacctggactgaaagaacatcagaagtagcccggtgcctgcttagggaaataGTTCCCAGATTTGGACTTCCTACCAGCACTGGTTCAGACAATGGCCTggcttttgtagctgatttagtacaacaagtaagcaaaactttaaacatcaaatggaaactgcacactgcatataggcccagagttctgagatggtggaatgaaccaaccggacacttaaagagactctccaagtggatcatagAGACTGGATGGTGCTCCTGGATGGACTTGCTTctgatggctctgctcagactcaggatgaccccacaatcccaaggctattctccatatgaaattgtgtatgggaggcctcctcccataataaaacaggtgtcaacaaatttgcctcaggtaaggggggataggatttcacagcagatagaattgggtaaggtaataaatcgggtaactaagtttgtacaagaaagggtgccgttcccccttggggaacagattcatgagcttacgcttggtgaccaagtatgggtcaaagattggaaacatgatttgctagccccttggtgaaagggcccttatgttattctaactacccttgctgcagttaaagttgcaggtattgtcccttggaTCCATCATACGAGGGTGAAGAGAACATACCACACAGACCCAGAAAACGCTGAGTGGACTGCACAGAGGGACCCCGCTGACCCTCAAGAGACTAAGACCAtccttaagaagaagaaaaagaagatcccGGATGAGCCCCTTCAGGATGAAGCCGCACAATCAACTCCTGCTGCTTGGCCTCATGAACGTGATTTTGAATTTAACTTCCATTTCAACTCAGGACAATGTTTTCATCTCATGGGCACATTCCTATGCAGACTTCCACAACACCTCCAACTGCTGGGTATGTAGGACTATGCCTCTGTCTGTGAtggatggacttccttggtgggtgtTACCGCTCTGCCAAGGAGATTTTAACCACTCTGATCTTTTCTGGGTGACaaaatgagattttcccctcTCTTGTCAATGATAACCTCTCCTTGCTCTCTTGGTGTAAGACCTACAGTTAATAGACTCAGGTCATGGGGTTACATTTGATATAAATGCCAGTGTAACAAAAGCCTAACCTACAACAAGCCCTGGTAAATCTACCTTATTTACATGCTAGGTGGACAAGATCTGTGTTTCAATGGTATGAGTATATTGCTGCCTTATTCGTACCCTCTTTAGGGACAACAGATATTATGATTAAAGTAGAGGCCTTGACTAATTTCACAAAACAGGCCCTCCTAGATAGAACAAAAGCCATCCAAGCCTTAAATGAAGAGCAAATCCAAACGAGAAAAGTGGTAATTCATAATAGAATGGCTTTGGACATACTCACAGCTACTCaaggagggacctgtgctataattaagGTTGAATGTTGTGTATACACTTCTGACTTATCTAGCAATGTATCGATTGCTTTAGATGACATGAAAAACCaggtaaaagcaatgtcaaatgaaaacattcctttctggacTTTGGTCCTATCTTGGGTCAAGGGCgattggtggaaaactatatttaccactgttatagttgccttgatagttctgccttgtggaccctgaattttacaatgccttgtgaattttgtaacccagaggttgaaagCGTTCTCTCGTGGGTGGCTGGAGGGCTAGGGTACAATATATTGCAATAAATCATGCTAGTTACAGAAACTAGGAGCATCAAGagaggggaatgaagaaggaattcatagggcctggaccccatctcaggcctgtccatgctgacCATGCTTGgccgcctctccagtggactctgaactctgtgtttggtgtctatggaaatgacaacagaaggctaagaccccctccagacaggggaaccttgaagattgtatccaggttactcctcgcctaagagaacacatacactgatcaccccttcctccagacaggccataagTTTTTCTGTACCTGTCGGAGTGTAACCTcgtgcttattgattattggctaattgtttaactgcctgagcacatggcacatgagtgatggggttattgggattgtctttacccttccttagtttatgtaagtctcaaggaatttggggtggtgggtttggacatgtacacatgggtataaaagattttcacaaatgctggtcggggtccctGGCTaacaggagactctgccttgggcctgccggtgtaataaactgcactccactctctgcattgtccttctgagtgagtttgtttcccagaacgcgtggctacaacaatgTGAACTGAGAGTTATAAAAAGAGTATTGCAGAAGTACTGAGAGTCAGTTATAAAAAAGGCTATTGCAGAAGTAATAGCTGAAACTATAATGTGATATAGTAAAGATTAGTGGATATATTTTCATcttcattcatatatattttatttctctgtcctcAATGCAAGCATAAGCGGTAAGTGCGCTAAATAAGAAGGAGCAACATTTGTGCCTGTTTCCCTCGGTTAGTGGGGCCTGGTTGCTGGCCCAGGACAGATGCTTACACGTGCCCCCTGGTGGCCTCATCCTTGACCTACTTGCCCGTCCCGCTATGTAAACAGGCTTCCAGAGGGCACGTGGGTTTGGGGTGTTGGTTCTCCCATCGAGAGGTTCTGTCTGCAGGCGAGGCTCACTGGGCGTGTTGCTGACGTCAGCTGGTGCCCTGTGGGGCCCCATCGAGGGCCAGTTCCCAGAGGAGAGTAGGGTGGGCCTGGGGGCGCCGAGGTGGAGGGGCTCTCCCGTTGCAGCCTCTGGACAGGCCGGGATGCTCCAGCGTCTCCTTCCTCGACCGAGCTCGGTGAGGCTGCAGGGTCCCCTGTGGGGGCCCTGGCGTGCTGGGGTTGCCTCCAGACGCAGAGCAGGCTGAGGCCGAGACTCCAGGAACATGTTGGGGGCCGCTGGGTGGCGTTGTTCCTGCAGACAGAGCAGATGGGAGAAGACATCCAAGCTGCCCAGGGAAGAGTCCTTCCTGGGGACCTCCTGCAACACCCTCCTGCCCGGCAAAAGCCCAGCGgggactttgagctctatgcccagtatctatggaaacgacataccaactggaaaaccaggcccccggaaggaagagccccagggctctccatcGCCTAAAAGGATACCCTAATTATCTATGCAACCAAATAGAATCAggcattctattatgcttattggggtatgaccacaggcctattgataactgtccactgttaactacctaggcttaaggcatacgaATCACAAATCACCGGTTaactttgtatctttcttttcctttattcagactagtttcagggaatttggggaggtgggtttgtgcACATAcgcttagggtatataaggttttcccAAAATCTGGTTGGGGCCCTtagctaagaggagactctgccttgggcccgccagtgtaataaactgcacgcCATGATCTGCATTgtcttctgagtgagtttgtttccggGAATGCGTGGCTACAACATGAGCATTCATCGTCACAAAGTCCCTGGAGAGTGGTTTGTTTAGCGAGCCATGTGGCCGGTTGGGGGAAAGCAGCATCAGCGTTTTGCCCTGTTGTAAAATCGCAGCCCAGGAGATGGGAGAGACCCCCACGTGCCCACTGGACCTCGGAACCTTCCGCCTGGGTGGGAGCTGACGGTCCTTAGCACAGGGCTGGCTCCAGGTCACCTCAGAAGAGTAGAAGACAAGGGCGATTTCTTTGGTTGGTCCATCAGGACATCTCTTGAGGGTAAGAATCTGCTTAGCTTCAATGTGAGTTCTGAAAACTGAAGGACTAGGTTTCTTCATTGCTCCAAAGCTGGTCCCCACCTCCCACATGTGACCGAGGGGAGCCAGGACGACCTGGTGTGTGTAGACCTGATGGGTGAGACACTGTGGATGCCATGGGTGGGGAAAGGGCTAGAAGAAATAGAGCCCCTCCCGCCCCCAAGACTAGTCTATGCATCTTCAGATCCTCAGGGAACTGGCCatgggcccccaccccacccccaggcacaggggctgcCCTCTGGTTCTCTCGGAGGCTTGGAGgctcctcttcccctcctctcGGGACAGCTCTGCtcacctctccctgcccccagcttcCTGTGCTGACTCCTGGTTCCCACTCCCCAGACTTGGTCCAGAATAGGGGCCCAgccctctgccccacccctgtCCCCCATGTCTTCCTCTGGACACATCAGTGCCTCCTGACCCCAGCTATCCTGCCAGGCCACACACTTCTCCAGGAGGCAACGGCTTGCCCTCAGTC from Dama dama isolate Ldn47 chromosome 31, ASM3311817v1, whole genome shotgun sequence encodes:
- the MRAP gene encoding melanocortin-2 receptor accessory protein, with amino-acid sequence MANRTNTSAPYYSYEYYLDYLDLMPVDEKKLRANKHSIVIAFWVSLAAFVVFLFLILLYMSWSGSPQTRNNATQRPPTCSWSLGLSLLCVWRQPQHARAPTGDPAASPSSVEEGDAGASRPVQRLQRESPSTSAPPGPPYSPLGTGPRWGPTGHQLTSATRPVSLACRQNLSMGEPTPQTHVPSGSLFT